In a genomic window of Blattabacterium cuenoti:
- the thrS gene encoding threonine--tRNA ligase — MMDKTLFLKNRIDHRKIGKKLKFFIFSDQVGTGLPLWLPRGVVFRKNLEEFLTDVQKKSGYEMVVTPHIGCKKLYVRSGHWSKYGKNHFKPIHTPLFDEEYLLKPMNCPHHCEIYRSQEWSYRDLPKRFAEFGTVYRYEQSGELHGLTRVRCFTQDDAHIFCTHDQLLEEFKKVINLVFYVFRYLGFLTYTVRISLRNPKKMNDYIGSEINWEKAEKSILQIVKEENIEASINYGDAAFYGPKLDFLIQDSLGRSWQLGTIQVDYNLPERFDLYYKGKNNEKCRPVMIHRAPFGSLERIIAIMIEHTEGNLPLWLVPNQAVILPISEKYAVYAKKILNLMQDYKIRVFIDNRNEKINKKIRDSEENKIPYMIILGKKEEKNKMMSIRRHGIGHIGEFSISNGLESILNEINKFKN, encoded by the coding sequence GAACAGGATTACCTTTATGGTTACCTAGAGGAGTAGTTTTTAGGAAAAATTTAGAAGAATTTCTAACTGATGTTCAAAAAAAATCAGGATATGAAATGGTCGTAACTCCACACATTGGATGCAAAAAATTATATGTTAGAAGTGGTCATTGGAGTAAATACGGAAAAAATCATTTTAAACCTATTCATACTCCTCTTTTTGACGAAGAGTATCTTTTAAAACCTATGAATTGTCCTCATCATTGTGAAATTTATCGTTCTCAAGAATGGTCTTATCGTGATCTTCCTAAACGTTTTGCAGAGTTTGGAACTGTGTATCGTTATGAACAAAGTGGAGAACTTCATGGTCTAACTAGAGTTAGATGTTTTACTCAAGATGATGCTCATATTTTTTGTACTCATGATCAATTGTTAGAGGAATTTAAGAAAGTAATTAATTTAGTTTTTTATGTTTTTCGATATCTAGGTTTTTTGACATACACAGTTAGAATATCTCTTAGAAATCCTAAAAAAATGAATGATTATATAGGATCAGAAATAAATTGGGAAAAGGCTGAAAAATCTATTTTACAAATAGTGAAAGAAGAAAATATAGAAGCATCTATTAATTATGGAGATGCTGCTTTTTATGGACCAAAATTAGATTTTCTCATTCAAGATTCTTTAGGGAGAAGTTGGCAACTTGGAACAATTCAAGTTGATTATAATTTGCCTGAAAGATTTGATTTATATTATAAGGGGAAAAATAATGAAAAATGTCGTCCAGTAATGATACACAGAGCTCCATTTGGTTCGTTAGAACGTATTATTGCTATTATGATAGAACATACAGAGGGAAATCTTCCATTATGGTTGGTTCCTAATCAGGCTGTTATACTTCCTATAAGTGAAAAATATGCAGTTTATGCGAAAAAAATTTTAAATTTAATGCAAGATTATAAAATTCGTGTATTTATTGATAATAGAAACGAGAAAATTAATAAAAAAATTAGAGATTCTGAAGAAAATAAAATTCCTTATATGATAATTTTGGGAAAAAAAGAGGAAAAAAATAAAATGATGTCAATACGACGTCATGGTATAGGACATATAGGAGAATTTTCTATATCCAATGGATTAGAATCTATTTTGAATGAAATAAATAAATTTAAAAACTAA
- the infC gene encoding translation initiation factor IF-3 has protein sequence MYRPLPQKKEEHRINERIANTQKVRLVGDSSIENGIYSIQKALQFSKERELDLVEINPKLNPPVCKILDYKKFLYEQKKRKKQFKAKQIKVNTKEIRFGPQIGDHDGKVKIKSAEKFLMRGDKVKVFVFFKGRSIVYKDQGKIKLLKFAEEIEEYGKVEQMPVMEGKRMYMILAPKKF, from the coding sequence ATATACAGGCCATTACCACAAAAAAAAGAAGAACATCGTATTAACGAAAGGATTGCTAATACACAAAAAGTTCGTTTAGTAGGTGATTCTTCCATAGAGAATGGAATTTATTCTATACAAAAAGCACTACAATTTTCTAAAGAAAGAGAACTAGACTTAGTTGAAATTAATCCTAAATTAAATCCTCCGGTTTGTAAGATATTGGATTATAAAAAATTTTTATATGAACAAAAAAAAAGAAAAAAACAATTTAAAGCAAAACAAATTAAAGTCAATACTAAGGAAATTAGATTTGGACCACAAATTGGAGATCATGATGGAAAAGTAAAGATTAAAAGCGCAGAGAAATTTTTAATGCGTGGAGATAAAGTCAAAGTATTTGTTTTTTTTAAAGGCCGTTCTATAGTATATAAAGACCAAGGTAAAATAAAATTATTAAAATTTGCAGAAGAAATTGAGGAATATGGAAAAGTAGAACAAATGCCGGTTATGGAAGGAAAGAGAATGTATATGATATTAGCTCCAAAAAAATTTTGA